The proteins below are encoded in one region of Puntigrus tetrazona isolate hp1 chromosome 5, ASM1883169v1, whole genome shotgun sequence:
- the LOC122345691 gene encoding LOW QUALITY PROTEIN: cytochrome c oxidase subunit 7C, mitochondrial (The sequence of the model RefSeq protein was modified relative to this genomic sequence to represent the inferred CDS: inserted 1 base in 1 codon), protein MLGQAVRRFATSAVRSSHYAEGPGKNLPFSVENKWRLLGMMVLFFGSGFAXPFIVVRHQILKK, encoded by the exons ATGCTCGGACAAGCCGTGCGACGCTTCGCCACCTCTGCGGTTCGCTCTAGTCACTATGCGGAGGGACCAGGAAAG AACTTGCCGTTCTCTGTAGAGAACAAGTGGAGGCTTCTTGGCATGATGGTGCTGTTCTTTGGCAGTGGATTTG TTCCCTTCATTGTCGTCAGGCACCAGATCCTGAAGAAGTGA